The DNA region atctaatgatgctaattaatccataattaagcaataattagcggatggttactgtagtatcactgttgcaaaacatggattaagtaggctcattagattcgtctcgcgatttacagcccatccatgcaaaaagttttgtaaatagatttcattcagtacttcaaattggcaagattccttcgaaaattttgcgtttacggggtgggagccgtaaacgcaaaaactTGTAAACTTTTACGGCCCCCATTTTACGTTTACAGCTTTTTACGTTTAGGGGTCATCTAAACAGGCGCTAGGTTTTCAATGGAGCCGGCCGGCCCGGGCCGTGCCATGCGTGGCAGGGGAAGGGAATGGTGCGCTGACTGCTGAGCTGCCGCAGTCAGAGTTGGCCGCGTACAAAATTTATTTGTTTTTGGATGGATTCAGGAATGAGCTTTGCAGTGGCAGGGAGAAATTCCCCCACCTCCTCTCTCTTCTTCAGTCTCGTCCTTTCCCGGCTGCTGCAGCCTTTTCTATTATTGCGTTGCTCTCTTCCTTCTCTCCCACTCACACTCCATCGTCGCTTGGGTTTAATGGCACATGGGTGTGATTTATGTCCAATCTGGCCCATCCGGTAAAGTGAAAGTGAGCCGGGTTGGCCTGGATCATGTTTGTTTCACTGAAAAGGCACCCGGCCGGTTAATGGCGTTCGTTCCCTTGTGTACTACTAGCACAATGCAAGGTAAAATATTACTAGCACGGGACATGTAGTTTACCACGCTTGGCCATGGTAAAAAATCTTCAGAGATGTTGTCATTGTTCTTTCAGAAGAGCAAGAGAATACTAGTACCAGGAGCAGTATCCAAACGAGAAATAAAGGTTTTGATTGCAGAGGTAGATAGACGGTGGCAAGGCAAACCCACAGGGCATGATGCAGGCGTGTGCAGGGGAAAGGCGAGACACGGATGTGATTAGCCAAAAACAGGCAGCTCTGCCGTGAGAGCCCATGCCCATGGCCTCCGCGCAGGCGCAGCGCTCAGGAGAAAGGCTCGGCTGCTTGAATGAGACGGACGGGTgacgaggaaaagaaaagaaaagtttcttcgggaaaaaaaagaaaggaaaagaaaaagaaagagaggcaGGCGGCCAGGGCGCAGCAGCACAGTTAATTCCCCACGGAAAGCTGGGGATCATCGCCTGACATTTGCCATGAAGAGGTGCCCCTGATCAGGAGATATGGCGGGCCGGGGCGCGCCCAGATGAGATGCCCGCATCCCCTGTGGATCCGTCTCTCTGCAACCCCCACTGCAACACACTTCCAGGAAATTTGGGCACGGTTACTCTTAATCTGTTTGGCCAAACTACACCCGGACATTCAAAACATTTGACAGTAATTCAGTACCAGCTCTCAAGatgttttttctttttgcgTGCTTCCGTGCTCCATCCCGATGGACAAATCAAGTCTACTGATGATGGATCCGAAAGCAGAACTGAAGCCTTGGCCAGAAATTTGAGAAGCACAAATAGAATCATTCAAAGGGAAGCTGAAAGGGTCAGATATACTAGTACTTGATGGATGTACTAGCTAGTACTCGTGGTGTGCGTAGTATACGCGTCCCGCAGGCCCTGTAGCGGAGGGAGTATGTTCTGAAGGAGCCGGGTGGGGCCCAGCCTTTTTTATGGCTGTCCTACAAACATCCACTGAATTTCTCGTGAATGCTACATTCATGAACATGGTTTTGGCACATCTATGTGTCGATTTGAATGCGCTGTCGAAAATATTAGAGTGAGGATCGATGCCCTAGCTAGCTGCTTTAACCATACAGtatccaccccccccccccccccccccccccccccggcatTGCTTGCTCTGCTTGCCATTAACCTCTCTTACTGCTTTACCGTTCAAAAGCTAACCTGATTAGCTTTCTTCGTCAGAAGAGTACTCTGTGAACTGTGATTACTGACTAGTGCTGATCAAACCGAGCTCTTGAACCACCGCTGATGATCTGCACAGTGCTGCTTAACTTTATGTTTGTACATTCTTCAGTATATAGTAGAGTCCTGCACTGCACGCCCCTTGCTTTCCACAACTCGAGCACTGTTAGAAATGAAGAGACGACTGAGTGATGCTTTGATCGATCATATACTCCACGCACAAGCAAGCTTTGACCATGCACAAGCTGCTGGCTGGTCAAGGTCGTCTTCTCACATCATGGGCATGCATGCAGATAAAACCAAAAGCTAGATCCGTGCATGATACCTGACTAAAGCTAGAGAGCTCTATCGTCTCTCTGCTTGCTGTCTAATCGCCGAGTTTCAGTTTCTTTCGCCATCTATCGCATCCACTCACGCATCATGTTTTGTTTATATTTATACAAATATATACAAGTGCTAGCTAGCTGATCGATCAGCAACAGTAACAGTAACAGGCCAGAAAAAATAGCACGAATAATCGATCATGCGTCTACACGTACGGAGCATGCAGGTAGGTACAGGGATTTACATTGATACATGCGTGGGAACGAACGATTATCTGCTGTCAGAAATCTTAGCTTACGTTCAGCGTGCAAGCTCTCTACCAGCAGTAGCAGTGCCCTATCTAGCACTGTACCTAACCCGGGTGGGGGGGGATTTTTTTCTCCCAATTCCCCCGGCCCATTATATATATTCTTGACGATGGATTCATTCATGGCGATCGATCGAGCTGAGCACCCTTGTCTCTAGCCTGTGTCATGTTGTTATTGATACAGTACATGGAGCTAGGATGGATGGAGAAAAGGAAAGGTGAGGCGAGGACGTGTGGTGCCAGAGCAGTGACACCGCGCTTTATTAGGGCAGGAGCCATGAAGAAGCTGCTCGCGGCCATGGCCTGCTGGCCCTGGACACCACACCACACCACACCACACCCATGCAGTAGGAGTAGTAGAGCGGTGGTGGCAGCGGCGCccttagctagctagctagctcgctCGCTTCAGTTGAAAGCAAAGGCTTTGGAGTAGAAACGCCGGGGACTCGGCCTGCTCGCTCCCCCGTTTCCCTCCCCCATGCTGCCTCAACAAGTGTGACAGTTGTCTCACTCCACAGttcacgagagagagagagagagagagagagagaagagagagagagagagtcttGCGATCGTCTCCTCACTATAAATAATAGGGCAGGGCACTTGGGGGCCATTCCATCTTCACTTGCAGCACTAGTTCACTGCTGGCTCTATCTAGCTACACAAACCTAATAAGCAGCCTAACCGTGCCTCATCATCTTCTTGCTCGATCTCTCTCATTCTCACCATGCATGAAACATAGTTCTTGCGCCTTCTCTCGTGGCCGGCCGCCATTGCTGCTGCTTGGTCTTGTTCTTCTCCACGAAGAATAACCCAGCTGGTAGGTAGCTAGTATATATTACTTTGTAGAGCAGAAAGATAGAAGATCTGAGGAGAAGGAAAAAGGGTATGGAACAATCCTTGAAGCTCAGGAGGGATAGCGCCTAGGAAATCATTAGATTGGAGCCACGAGGAGAAAGAGATCGAGAGACGTACGTGCGTGTGAATCGATCTGCTCGGTCTCTTTCTCTGAAGCTAGGTTCTGTCTATCAATCTGAAGCGCTATCTATCCTGAGCTCCACGGCTTGCTCTTACCAGTTACCAcacgctcgccgccggccgatcGATCGTTCGATCTTGTTCCCCAGCTCGCTCGCTCTCATCATGAGCGAGAAACCAATCTCTTCACGCCTCCTGTTCATTGTTGCAGTGCAGGTGAGAGGTCGTAGTCATCTCATCAAGCAGCAGCTTGACGCCATTGCTGCGGGCCGAGCGAGGTATATCTCCTGCTGGCCGGCTCCATGATTATTTTACCATATCCGTGCGAGTGGTGAGCTGAGGCGTGTTcattcatgcatgcatgctcgCAAAGTTATGGGCACGCCCGGTTTTACTTGCTACCGTACAAAAGGGTGAGTAAATGCTAGACCTAACCGATTCAAGAGCATGTTCCATCATCTCCTGCTGCAAGCAAAATTCACTCATTTTAAAACCAGAGAGCATATAGTTACTCCCTACCCCATGCATACATGCATGTATTATCATTGTTAAGAATAAATAAAAGAAGATGGCCCTATATGTGTAGCTCCTATGCAGTATATATAGTTACTCTTGAAACTAACAGTGACTTGTGAGAgtaatttttcttttttcttctttttacGACAGACGGACGAATTTTCATCTTGAATCAGACATGCATCCGATCTCGTTAAAAAGTTGATCTTGAAGCTATTATCAATGCATACATGTCCGTTTTTTCACACCTGCTAGTTTAGAAGCAGAGAAGCCAAAACAGCAGCTTGCACCTGTGACTCCCAATCTCCCTCGCATACAAAGCATCACGCATGATGCAACAGCGGGGTCTCCAGAGACAAAAGCCTCATCGCCTTTTCCAATCCGGTTGCCATGTCTTGATGGCTGCCATTTCAGGACATGTAGGTAGGGGGCCGGATCTTCTACGCCGCCGGACTCCACGGCCCAACGCCCCACGCCATGACACGACACCTCCCTGCAGGTCCTCGccggaaaagggaaaaaaatagTCAAAGGAAGCGTGTATTAAAATGAAAAGCCGTCAGGTCACTGTGGCCACATTGGTGTACCGGCATGTAGCCTGACCCCCCTTGTTCTTCTCGTGAAAGTTTTGAATACGTTTTTTTTATGAGGCCCCTCGTAGTACCTGTACCTGATGTAAAACCTTTTGAAATCCAATGTACCCTGCTCCCCAAATTTTCAACGGACTGACTGTACGCTGGCAGAGGAGCATTTGCTCCTCCCCTGCCCTTTTTTATGATTTTCTCGTACAGATCCCTAGCGCTGCAAAAAGGAATTAAAAATATCGTTTCTTGCGTGTGCTGTCGAGACCGGAGACAGCGTCCTCGACGGACAGCGCCGGAAACTGACTTTTTTTCTATTAAAAAACAATCGGGTTTCTGATCAGACTAGTCCGTGCACGGCACGGAGAGCTACAACCAGCTGCTAGGCGCCTCGGGATTCCGAGACTGTTACGGGTCAAAGGGGGTGCCCACGTGTTACAGTGAAACTCCAGGTCTGCCCGGTAGGATCTGCAATGCTCTGAACCTGTAATTCTGCGCGCTAGGCTTCTGCTCACTGTTCTGAGCACCTGATGCATGGACAGTTTGTGTAGCAGTGGGCCGGGCCTGAATCTTTCAGAAAGAAATAAAAAGGCCTGGCAGGCCTGCTCGAGACGTATCAATTTTTGTACAAAACCGTCGCGTTTCTCCGTCACGGACGCCGCGCCACGGCCGCGTACAGCCCGTGGGCGGCGAACGCGAGGCCGAAGAGGAGGACGCCCCAGTCCACGGCGCGCCGCGCCgaaccggcgccggcgcccgcgacGCGGAGGTGGAACAGCGCGGGCAGCACGAACGAGAGCAGCGCGCACACCGTGCTCCCCACGAACGACGCGAACGACCCGAACGCCGGCACGAAGCACGCGGCCGCGGacagcgccgccaccaccgcgACGCGGCTCGCGTGCAGCGCCGCCCGCtcgagcgcgccgccgccgatgtGCTTCCGCAGCCACCCGCCCGGCGCGAGCAGCCGCGCCTCCACGATCTCGTGGATCGGGTGCATCATGATCGGGAACGTCAGCGCCAGCGCGATGCACAGAACCACCTGCGCGAGAGGAATCATCTCTGCTTTCATCGATGGCCATGTCGATCACGATCATGAACGGGTTCTTATTCATAGGAATTTTTCCTGACcttgacggcggcggtggaccaGTTGCTCGGGAGGTTCAGCGTGATGATGTCCTTGGTGGCGTCGCCGTAGGCGAGGTACCCGCAGGCGCCGAAGCAGACGTACACGACGGTGACGCCGGCGATGGCCTGGAGGAGCACGGGCCGGAACCTGCTCCGGTCGGACATGGACGCCTCCAGGGCCAGCGTCATGCAGAACCCCTCGAAGCAGAACACGGCGCAGCCGCAGGCGAACGCGACGCCCCAGGGCCCCGCGACCGCGGCTCGGCCCGCGAACGGCTGCCCGCCGCGCGCGGCCAGGAGCTGGGCGTCCTGCTTCACCACGGTGGCCACGGCCAGGACGGTGCACGCGTCGGCGAGGATGCTGAAGTGCGCGAGGGAGGGCAGCGAGCGGATGAAGGAGAGCGCGGCCTGGACCGGGAGCAGGAGCGCGAGGACCACGGCGGCCGGCGAGAGCGGGCTGGGGCCGCGGCCGCCCTCGGCGGCGAAGACGGAGGAGACGTTCTGGCCGATGAAGACGAGGTAGGCGACGGTGCCACCGGTCTGGGACAGGATGATGGTGGCCTCCGTGAAGCACCTGCCGACCCGGCCGAAGCACTTCTCGCCCAGGTCGCCGTAGGTGTAGTTGCAACAGCGATGCTGGTGGCCATGCTCCTCGACCTCTGCTTCTTGCTCGCGCAGTTTGTCTCTGCAGTCCAACTACACGATGAACAGAAAGGATGAAGCTCTGAATCAATCAACAAGATCGATAGCAAATCTCAAATCGATTATTCAAGAAGGAGGATTTGAGTACTGACGAGCAGAAGCATGCAGTAGAAGGTGgcggcccccgcgccggcgaCGCCGAGGGCGCCGGCGAGCCAGCCGGCGGTGCGGAAGGCGTAGGGCAGGCCTAGCACCCCGGTGCCGACGATGGAGACGACGATGTTCCCGATCGTCTGCGCGGGCgtcgcgccccgccgcccctccagCAGCGGCACCTTCGGCTCCGCCGCCATCAACCCCCGGCAAACCTCGAGAGCTACCTGAGCTCCGGAATGAACGAGCTGAAATTAAGCTGCCGTCGACGAGGCTCTTTTCTCGGTTCCTTTTCCGTGTTCTTGGATGGACGCGCGCGAGGATGAGGATGAATGGATTGGATGATCCTTTGGTAGGTGGCGTGGCGGCTGTGGGGTCGCCGGGTAGCCGTGGCTCAGCACATGACTGATGCTGCTGTCCGAGTGAACTGTGCGCGCGTGTTCGTCGTCTGGCCGGGAACGTGAGGAAATCACACACACTTGGCTGTCAGGAATTCCCCACATTTTTTGGGGGATTGTTGATTGGTCGGATCAGACGGATCGGGTGGGTGGGTCGATCTGGTTGGCGCGGCTGGGCTCTGGAATTCTGGATACGTGGAGCCGTGGAGTGGCTCTGGTGGAGGAGGGAGAAGAGGAGCCGCGTGGAGCACGCTGGTTCGTCGCCGCGTATCACCAACGACCGAAACAGAACAAGAAACAGGTAGTGTGGCAGCGGATCAACGATTGATCACCAGATTGTGTGGGTCGAGTTGCTCGAGGGAAGAAAAATGAAAAAGGATCGACATATGGGCTAAAGGCCCAGGACGGAGGCCCACGTAGCCTAACAACCTGGCACGGCCCGAGTAACACACTGTCATTTCCCTTCTGGACACGCGGCATCTATGCACCGCACGTCCCCTATCGCACACGTATGGATCGTGCACTTCTCACGTGAAGCGCACTAGTATGTGCAAAGAAGAAGAAAATATGCAAGGAGCAGAAGCTGCGCTGCGGTGATTCGTTCAGGTTCAGATAGTGAGCTTGCCTGTGTCGTGGTGAGCGTGCCTGTGAGGCTGTGCCTACCAACAAAGCCGGGAATGTCTCTAACCGCAAGCTACAGCTACAGGTTACCCGGACGCCCGACGCGTCCAGCTACCCGGTCGTTGCGGctctgccggccgccgcgcgcaaGCGGACGCGAGCGCGGCCGGCAAAAAACTGAAGCCAAAACCGCGTGTCGCGTCGGCGTCATCCATCACCCCTCACCCGTGCCCGCGCAGGCCCGTCGTCACACACCGTCTCTCGCCCGCCCGCCTATCTCCACAGCCACGTCGGTTTCGCCGCCTTCGCCTCGTCTAACAAGTCGTCGTCGCCGTTCGCGTGTCCGTCCGGGGAAAGCAAATTCACGCGCGCGCACCACCGCCCGGTCGAGATCCGCCGATGTCCAAGTCCGTCCCGGCCGACGCGCCGCCGAGCGTCGCGCCGGCACCGAAAGCGGCCGCCGTCGATGGCGTCAGCGAGCAGCAcgagccggccggcggcggcggggtgaggTCGATGGTGGAGCGGTGGAAGATGGAGGGcgcgccggcgcgggcgcggctgcTACTCCGGGCCGCCGCGTGGCTCTTCTCCCTCCTCGCCCTCGTCGTCATGGCGTCCAACCAGCACGGCGGCAGCCAGGACTTCCGCCAGTACCCCGAGTACAAGTCAGTGCTACTAGTGCCCAGTTCTCAATCCACTATTCCACTCCACGCATTGCAAATTTTTGCCATGGCCTCTGCTGAAATCGCGGGCGCTCCTGCTCCGGCTATGCAGCTACTGCCTCGGCATCTCGATCGTGGCGTGGCTGTACGCCACGGCGCAGGTCCTGCGCGACGCCCACCGGCTCGGCTCCGGGCGAGACCTGATCGGGACGAGGAAGGCGTCGGCCCTCCTCGACTTCGCCGGAGACCAGGTGAGTTCGTTGGGTGGATGAAATCATCACATCGGAACGATCGGATCCAACCACCGATGGCCAGCCTGGCAACGTCGTCGTGTCACCACCCGCCGTGTGGTTGCCTCACTTATCTGAAGGAAACTGGAATGATCGTGGGTGCAGGTCGTCGCTTACTTCTTGATATCGGCCAtgtccgcggcggcgccggtgacGGACTACATGCGCCAGAAAGCGAACAACCTGTTCACGgactcggcggcggcggccatcagcatggccttcttcgccttcgTGGCCATCGGCCTCTCTGCTCTCGTCTCCGGGTACAGCCTTTCCATGGAAGTCCTTGTGTAGCCTCCTGCGTGTACAATTCTCACTCGTCTCCTCTGTGCCACAATGTCACATTACATGATTACAACAGCGTGCATATACACCTCCAATTGTTTCGTGATCGTTGATTAATAAATCAGTAAACGAGCGTGTTAATATTTTTGTAAGTTAAGGTCTGCATGGAACCATTGATGCCATAATACTCCTCAGTAGATAAACCTGTTTGATTAGAACTGTCTAATTTACATAGACCTGAAGAATATGCATGCTCTCCTCGGATCATGTCCACCACAACAGCCTTTGCTGCTGGGAGAGGCAAGTATACAAATAATCGGTCGAAAGAATACGAGAAGAATGGGGAAGAAAAAGATTATTAGCATAAACTATACAAGAAGACTACCATTGCTAACCAAAAATTGACATGGCTGTGCAACCCCAACATGTCCACGGCGTCCTTGATGAACTGGCATCTTTCTGTGGTGGAAAGAACACCAAGAGGGCAAAAGATGGGCATCTATGCGTCACTCCAACTATCTGCGTCTTCGTCATCACTTCCCACTGCCTGTTCGGTATGATGAACAAGAGACTTAAAAGGGCAATAATAAAATCGAAATGGAAGTTAGTTCGTCGCAGAAAGAAGCGGAGTCAACTGCAGAGAGAATACCTGTCGGATGGCATTTGCCTTCTCTATGATTGCAGCAACCTTCAAGTTTCTAGTATTGGCTCTAGCAGGAGATCCCATAGCTATTGGCTTAGCAGGAGCCACTGGTTTCAGGCTGAAGGTCTGATCGAAAAGCAAacatcaaacaagttagattgaaagcacaattattttattttttttaaatggAGAAAGCATTTTTATTCTCCGACCTTGTTTCTTATCTGCTCTAGCAACAGGTTTCTCTCGTTGGGCTTTGGCTTGTCAGTTGATGGTGCAAGCTCTGAAACCTTTCGCATCTGCAACAGTAGATAGCGTTAGATTAGTTACAGGAATCATGGCTACACACATAGAAAAAAAATTATCAGGAAAAGGGAGGCAAACTACCGAGCTTCTATCGTGAGCAGCAACAGCATCGACCAGTGGATTCCTTGGGATGTTTTTTATCGAAATAGGCTTCTTGATTAAATGATTATCGGTGATATTTGGCTCGAAGCTGTCTTGTACTGATATACCATACTTAGGATGAATCATCTGAGGTCCAACAGTCCATCCCAACACAGGTGGCTGCTCAGCATGTCCAAAGCTAGCTTCGTCAAGACCACTAAAGAAGTTACTTTTATCACCAGGCCATGCCGCTAATGGGCCTGGGTTGCTAGGCCGGTGTCTATTTTCTCTATCTAAATTATATTCATCATGTGGATAATCTTGAGGTGCCATTGATTCTGAGCTGGGCAATGGGCCTCCCGACCGATCGTGCTCAAAACTATCCATATTTTGTTCCTGTAAATGTTGACTCTCCTGGCTATTCCCTTCATTCAACAATGTACCTGGTGCAGAATGTTTTTCAGGGTCTGAAATTGCCTCACTTGCACTAGACAGATGTTTCCCACCCTCCTCTGATGCATTTGTAATATGCTCTTCGTGGTCTGAAGTCCCTGAGAACGATTCAACATACTCAGGTTGCTGGTAACACCTATTTTCAGAATCATGTCCTTTTATTGAGATGCTTTCCATGTCACCAGCAGCATCCATTGACTTGCCAATACCACTATTTTCTCTAGAATCTGAAGATAAGATGCACAGGTGAGGGCCCTGCTGTTCATCTGTAGGTAATGGAAACACAGGGTTCAATGAGGATAAGGCTATTCCATATGTCGCCCCAGAATCATCTGCTGTTGCTGGTGCGACCCCAGCATCCGCACGATCATCAACTCCTGGTGATGATGACCAAACATTGCCCTGGTGTTTAATGTTCTCTGAAGCTTCTGAGAATTGCCAACAGTGTTCAGTCCTTGCAACATCAGTTACTACAACACTGGTCGATGATCTCCCAAATTCTACATTTTGATCATTATCATCTAACAAAGAACTCCGATTTATATCTTCTTTGATCGCTTGAGAGGATACTGGTTCTATTGATCTATCCATTCGATCGAGCAAACCTAACCTGATATCCATGTCTTGTCTTGATGCCTGCAAAACTGGATTTATTCTCCTTGCAGGCTCAGGCATAGAGCCTTTTCCACTCAGAAGCCCTAGACGAGGCCTTCCAAGCCTCCACTGGAGTGGAGGGAGGGGGGGAGGTGCTTGAGCTTGGGGATCTTCGTAGGAATCATTTTGAGATTGTACAGCGGGTGGCAGACCAGGAGACAACTGATATGTTTCCATGACTGGAGTAGAAGCCAATGCACTTGTGTCAGTTAGTACTGGTGAATTTGAAGAACATGGCACAGTTTGGGAATTAAATTCAGTTGAGCAATCAGATTCCTTGTCTGGTCCCACCTGGCCAATGCATGCAAGAGGACCTTCTATTTCACCAACCTTATCATCATTCAAGGAACAGGGAGCAACATGAAAGTCTAATTCAGGGGATGCATGAGCTTCCTGCTCTTGCTCAGAGAAAATACGAGTTGGTTGAACATCTTCTGATTCACCAACCTTGTCTATAACCAAGGAACATGGAGTAACTTCAGAATCGCAGTCCCCTGAGACATTATCTTCTGATTCAAGATCAACTAAAACAGAACTGCTCAAAGGAGAGTGATCTAATTCTTGTATATTTTCCTCAGTTGAAGAACATGGGGTGATTCGAGAATTAAGTCCACATGGAACACAAACTTCTGATTCCTTATCCACTATGGCTGTATTGCACAAAGCAGGGCCATCCAGCTCATCAATCTTCTCATCAAGCAAAGGGGATATAGTGATTTGAGAATCATGTTCACCTGAGGTGCAACATTCAGACTCTTGTTCTGCTCGAAAAGAAGTCCTCAAAGCAGAGGCTTCTAAATTGTCTTCAATCTCATCAATTGAAGATGATGGAACGATCGAAGAACCAAATTCACCAAGGGCACAAACTTCTGATCCCTGGACTAGAACAGGTTTCCCCAAAGTAAGGGTATCATTCTTCTCGCTAGTTGAACAACAAGGAATATCCTGGTTATCATATTCATCCAGGGCACGAGCTCCTACCTGTGGTTCCACTGGGACAACAACATCCAGGTCCTCTACATTTTCATTAATAAAAGAATGCGGAACAAGACCGGCATGAATTTCCAGATCTTGTTTCACTTCGATAACATTGCTTGAAGGAAAGCAGGATTCTCCATTAGTCTTCTCTTTATCCGACAAAGGAAAACTATGAGAATCAACTTGAGACAACAGGTGCTGTTCCTGTTGTAAATCCACTGGAACAGAGAGTATATCTAATTCAGGACTTCTGTTATCACTGAAAGACGCATGCGATTTTAAATGAGAATCTACTCCTGGTGCCTCATCGTTGAGATCTTCTTTTCCAGAAAATGTCATTGATGTAGCACCTTGTATATCCATAGTAGATGAACATTCAGCACACTGAGAACCAAACTTAGAATGAACACATGCTTCCTGGTCTAAATTCATGGGCAAGGCAGAAAGAGAACATGGAAAATCTGATTCACTGACCATAGCATTTGAAATATTGTTAGATTCTGAGGCTGGTTCACTGTGACAACCTTCAGTGCCAGCTGAAAAACCTATTTCATGATACTCATGGAAGAAGGATCTGAAATCTTCTTCAGTCATAACTTCTGATGGTAACGGCGCTTCATCAGGTGGAGTTGCAGGTTCCCAAAGGGAATCAACAGCTGCTCCCATCCTGCCATGTTGTATTAGAAGTTCTGAAGGGAAATCCTGTTCTTCAGGGAAACACGGTTGGCCAATCATACTGGGAGAGGGATAAAATTGAGTGTGGCTCATCATGTAAGCAGGATCCATGAATGGGTTTGTACTACTAGAATCTTGATCAGGCATCCCCCATGCGGAATCTTGATCAACATTCTCTGGTTGTTTCTCCATTGTGTTACTTTTCAGGCTTACTGCACCATCCTTGTACAAATCACACAGAGAGAGGCCCTCAGCATTATGACTGGCCTCCTCTAGTAATTCCTCTTGATAATCAGATTCTACTGGAAAATGTGCTG from Panicum hallii strain FIL2 chromosome 9, PHallii_v3.1, whole genome shotgun sequence includes:
- the LOC112874885 gene encoding SCAR-like protein 1 isoform X2, with translation MIRYQIRNEYGLSDPELYAAPGEEDDPEALLEGVAMAGLVGVLRQLGDLAEFAAEIFHDLHEDVMATASRGHGLMLRLQQLEAEFPAVEKALVSQTEHSNYPHDDGVNWHANLQLKQNMITQGDMPRFILDSYEECRGPPHLFTLDKFDVAGAGASLKRYSDPSFFKTESNMLEMDVSIEKKPRRVKKAMRWRKGATLESLLIENSEYHIAPKDRTSRKVPPRTTKLKSRHPRSPDHKTISRICREHLLEVISSQQKILSAYSGQQYHVKFRSSDSSEMENYGAIVQSSGKLELTKIVPINESDTMETISAPTHGSPYLELGDKQIPGKQHEPLGKNGMVSDSGKLQDCPNFQVGESNHSSHSGVEERHILAGVPADQDANGCRPDDICSDQDNFIDALNNMDSDGEADPEIETEPDPSANVERTEMNCDSKEGEDALHAESPEVGSAIDSSPGFNSLCLVGEPTCTDLPSDYAPPAVSATNGPSSGSQFGRQLNGVDWTKDEEPFDDEDLMDVSSSSSVASDNADLQTNEDLYGCQQHQEEAYHYQSGDHTAVIHSSDKHSPKTSSGLLDGMVISSNDYTDKVYHSAEHGQDDTSMVLSNPNDVSEDLDKPSFGIADDLFLHPTKPNQEEIQEIEKELEEGGSLDTDTSTGILASWPDMDRVMCMNDVEMNKDSATVPEEIDADTAPTCLDHDDSHDHQDGIAPEHSGTCNNLPRELNSDEIAEDMHSLPDNGLSTRFNKDIAEDNQIVVLEGGAFPTSLSTHKEGSVQASAMARDFSDVQEFAVVIQGVPSQEETEAHAGETLAPESCVFNDDTEPVEISVLLAPSTSSLPDNSSSCVEQHALTEMKDIEEGSKVVVAEESTTSRFADDVVPPKEEFSDAALYTEKTEVLTTNSTEEASRHDLQLQSSSPLKEGLETVEATHRNLGEVDTSRECISKKSMLQIDNIPFCEIEPIGEKCSDRDGIQFPSSAHFPVESDYQEELLEEASHNAEGLSLCDLYKDGAVSLKSNTMEKQPENVDQDSAWGMPDQDSSSTNPFMDPAYMMSHTQFYPSPSMIGQPCFPEEQDFPSELLIQHGRMGAAVDSLWEPATPPDEAPLPSEVMTEEDFRSFFHEYHEIGFSAGTEGCHSEPASESNNISNAMVSESDFPCSLSALPMNLDQEACVHSKFGSQCAECSSTMDIQGATSMTFSGKEDLNDEAPGVDSHLKSHASFSDNRSPELDILSVPVDLQQEQHLLSQVDSHSFPLSDKEKTNGESCFPSSNVIEVKQDLEIHAGLVPHSFINENVEDLDVVVPVEPQVGARALDEYDNQDIPCCSTSEKNDTLTLGKPVLVQGSEVCALGEFGSSIVPSSSIDEIEDNLEASALRTSFRAEQESECCTSGEHDSQITISPLLDEKIDELDGPALCNTAIVDKESEVCVPCGLNSRITPCSSTEENIQELDHSPLSSSVLVDLESEDNVSGDCDSEVTPCSLVIDKVGESEDVQPTRIFSEQEQEAHASPELDFHVAPCSLNDDKVGEIEGPLACIGQVGPDKESDCSTEFNSQTVPCSSNSPVLTDTSALASTPVMETYQLSPGLPPAVQSQNDSYEDPQAQAPPPLPPLQWRLGRPRLGLLSGKGSMPEPARRINPVLQASRQDMDIRLGLLDRMDRSIEPVSSQAIKEDINRSSLLDDNDQNVEFGRSSTSVVVTDVARTEHCWQFSEASENIKHQGNVWSSSPGVDDRADAGVAPATADDSGATYGIALSSLNPVFPLPTDEQQGPHLCILSSDSRENSGIGKSMDAAGDMESISIKGHDSENRCYQQPEYVESFSGTSDHEEHITNASEEGGKHLSSASEAISDPEKHSAPGTLLNEGNSQESQHLQEQNMDSFEHDRSGGPLPSSESMAPQDYPHDEYNLDRENRHRPSNPGPLAAWPGDKSNFFSGLDEASFGHAEQPPVLGWTVGPQMIHPKYGISVQDSFEPNITDNHLIKKPISIKNIPRNPLVDAVAAHDRSSMRKVSELAPSTDKPKPNERNLLLEQIRNKTFSLKPVAPAKPIAMGSPARANTRNLKVAAIIEKANAIRQAVGSDDEDADSWSDA